One window from the genome of Amycolatopsis sp. NBC_01480 encodes:
- a CDS encoding winged helix-turn-helix transcriptional regulator: MASRTDLGGAECPIARSLDDVGEWWSMLILRDAFDGYTRFDEFQRNLGIAPNMLTRRLRKLVDGGLLERRRYQARPPRHEYVLTTRGREFLPVLITLAGFGDRHVPADSRSIQLINRTSGEPVDAVLVDRRTGLPLDELDVGFAAGPGASAGMREHYALSSKD; this comes from the coding sequence ATGGCGTCGCGCACAGATCTCGGCGGCGCGGAGTGCCCGATCGCGCGCTCCCTGGACGACGTAGGGGAATGGTGGAGCATGCTCATCCTCCGTGACGCCTTCGACGGGTACACAAGGTTCGACGAGTTCCAGCGAAACCTCGGCATCGCACCGAACATGCTGACCCGCCGCCTCCGCAAACTCGTCGACGGGGGTTTGCTGGAACGCCGCCGCTACCAGGCCCGCCCGCCTCGACACGAGTACGTGCTCACCACCCGCGGCCGCGAGTTCTTGCCGGTGCTGATCACCCTGGCAGGTTTCGGTGACCGTCACGTGCCAGCTGATTCCCGGAGCATCCAGCTGATCAACCGAACTTCGGGCGAACCGGTGGACGCCGTGCTCGTCGACCGCCGCACGGGCCTGCCGCTCGACGAGCTTGATGTGGGTTTTGCCGCGGGTCCCGGCGCTAGTGCGGGGATGCGGGAGCATTACGCATTGTCCTCAAAGGACTGA
- a CDS encoding aldo/keto reductase, giving the protein MRYRTFGRRTGLRVSEYALGTGNFGTAWGAGADASESRKVFNRFAEAGGTLIDTADGYQFGESEKLLGEFLGAERDNFVVATKYTRGASPGRGSVTASGNSRRTMVRSVEESLTRLKTDRIDLYWVHFPDGVTPMEEILRGLDDLVSSGKILHAGLSNFPAWRVSWAAATADLRGWAPLAGIQVEYSLVERTADRELLPMAEALGLGVALWSPLGGGLLTGKYRAGASGRLEDWGRLVHTEDSTQKTAVVDVLLDVAREAGVTPSQAAAAWQLSLAQQSPTTLVPVIGPRNVAQLEDYLGALDVSLSAEQLSRLGEVSAVPLGNPHEAAAGVSTDIVGESFVRNPIPVV; this is encoded by the coding sequence ATGCGTTACCGGACGTTCGGGCGTCGCACGGGTTTGCGGGTTTCGGAGTACGCGCTGGGCACGGGCAACTTCGGCACGGCTTGGGGCGCGGGCGCCGACGCAAGCGAGTCCCGCAAGGTCTTCAACCGCTTCGCCGAGGCGGGCGGCACGCTGATCGACACGGCGGACGGCTACCAGTTCGGCGAGTCGGAGAAGCTGCTCGGCGAATTCCTCGGCGCGGAGCGGGACAACTTCGTCGTCGCCACCAAGTACACGCGCGGCGCCTCGCCCGGCCGTGGCTCGGTGACCGCGAGCGGCAACAGCCGCCGGACCATGGTGCGCTCGGTGGAGGAGAGCCTGACGCGGCTGAAGACCGACCGGATTGATTTGTACTGGGTGCATTTCCCGGACGGCGTGACGCCGATGGAAGAGATCCTGCGCGGGCTGGACGACCTGGTCTCGTCGGGCAAGATCCTGCACGCCGGCCTGTCGAACTTCCCGGCCTGGCGCGTTTCGTGGGCCGCGGCGACGGCGGACTTGCGTGGCTGGGCGCCGCTGGCCGGGATCCAGGTGGAGTACAGCCTGGTCGAGCGAACCGCGGACCGTGAACTGCTGCCGATGGCCGAGGCGCTGGGGCTGGGTGTCGCGCTGTGGTCGCCCCTCGGCGGCGGTCTGCTGACCGGCAAGTATCGCGCCGGCGCGTCGGGTCGGCTGGAGGACTGGGGCCGCCTGGTGCACACCGAGGACAGCACGCAGAAGACCGCGGTGGTCGATGTACTGCTGGACGTCGCGCGCGAAGCCGGCGTGACACCGTCGCAGGCCGCCGCGGCGTGGCAGCTTTCGCTCGCCCAGCAGTCTCCCACGACGCTGGTGCCGGTGATCGGCCCGCGCAACGTCGCGCAACTCGAGGATTACCTTGGCGCACTGGACGTTTCCTTGTCTGCCGAGCAGTTGTCGCGGCTCGGCGAGGTGAGCGCGGTGCCGTTGGGCAATCCGCACGAGGCCGCGGCCGGCGTGTCAACGGACATCGTCGGCGAGTCTTTCGTCCGCAACCCGATCCCGGTCGTCTGA
- a CDS encoding metallophosphoesterase codes for MRRVRLAAMLVIALLLLFGEPWTVFVLLPDWPVAGTVIGTVVFAAAMIGFPLLMFRGHGPAQSDAAARAGDVVLGSIWVLFTWSVLGHVLRPALALSGVDDPARPRIVAGAVLVVSAVLLVTGNRIAMRVPPVKEVDVVIPRLGAGVDGLRVAVITDTHYGPIDRTKWSERVVAELNRLQADVVCHAGDLADGSVARRRKQVDPLGGVEARLGRFYITGNHEYFGEAQAWLDHMTSLGWDALHNRSTVIERDGDGVLFAGIDDPTGATSGLPGHGPDLPAALAGADPELPVVLLAHQPKQVTQASEAGVDLQISGHTHGGQIWPFHLLVRLDQPTLSGLTRHGDRTQLYNSRGSGFWGPPFRVFAPNEITLLTLRRETAH; via the coding sequence ATGCGTCGAGTTCGCCTGGCCGCGATGCTGGTGATCGCCCTGCTCCTGTTGTTCGGCGAGCCGTGGACGGTGTTCGTGCTGCTGCCGGACTGGCCGGTGGCGGGCACCGTCATCGGCACGGTCGTGTTCGCGGCGGCGATGATCGGGTTCCCGCTCCTGATGTTCCGCGGCCACGGCCCGGCGCAGAGCGACGCGGCCGCCCGCGCCGGCGACGTGGTGCTCGGCTCGATCTGGGTGCTGTTCACCTGGAGCGTGCTCGGCCACGTGCTGCGGCCGGCGCTCGCACTGTCCGGTGTGGACGATCCCGCCCGCCCGCGGATCGTCGCGGGCGCAGTGCTCGTCGTTTCGGCCGTCTTGCTCGTGACGGGCAACCGGATCGCGATGCGCGTGCCTCCCGTCAAGGAGGTCGACGTCGTGATCCCGCGGCTCGGCGCCGGCGTCGACGGGCTGCGCGTCGCGGTGATCACCGACACCCACTACGGCCCGATCGACCGCACGAAGTGGTCCGAGCGGGTGGTGGCCGAGCTGAACCGGCTGCAGGCCGACGTCGTCTGCCACGCGGGCGACCTCGCGGACGGCTCGGTGGCCAGGCGCCGCAAGCAGGTCGACCCGCTCGGCGGCGTCGAGGCCCGGCTCGGCCGGTTCTACATCACCGGGAACCACGAGTACTTCGGCGAGGCCCAGGCCTGGCTCGACCACATGACCAGCCTCGGCTGGGACGCGCTGCACAACCGCAGCACCGTCATCGAGCGAGACGGCGACGGAGTGCTCTTCGCGGGCATCGACGACCCGACCGGCGCGACGTCCGGCCTCCCCGGCCACGGCCCCGACCTGCCCGCCGCGCTGGCCGGCGCGGACCCGGAGCTGCCCGTCGTGCTGCTGGCCCACCAGCCGAAGCAGGTGACGCAGGCCAGCGAAGCCGGCGTCGACCTGCAGATCTCGGGACACACCCACGGTGGCCAGATCTGGCCGTTCCACCTCCTGGTCCGCCTCGACCAGCCCACCCTGTCCGGCCTGACGCGCCACGGCGACCGCACCCAGCTCTACAACAGCCGCGGCTCCGGCTTCTGGGGCCCGCCGTTCCGTGTGTTCGCGCCAAACGAGATCACGCTGCTCACGCTGCGCCGCGAAACCGCGCACTGA
- a CDS encoding HAD family hydrolase, which produces MVTRALIFDFDGTLADTEAAVLQSWQETFRKHGAELPLDVWHTVIGTQNTASTMLALLGKHVPDPETLRPGMRARVLELLETGGPREGVLDYLDAADARGLRLGVASSSSGTWVHGQLDRLGLAARFTSVETGDRHAAKPHPDTYLAALATLDVTADEAIAFEDSPHGVSAAKAAGITTVAVPNPITVDLDFGHADLILPSFADRPLDDLLAVLGRGAG; this is translated from the coding sequence GTGGTCACGCGAGCTTTGATCTTCGACTTCGACGGCACGCTGGCCGACACCGAAGCCGCAGTACTCCAGTCCTGGCAGGAGACCTTCCGCAAGCACGGCGCGGAACTGCCGCTGGACGTCTGGCACACCGTCATCGGCACGCAGAACACGGCGTCGACGATGCTGGCGCTGCTGGGCAAACACGTGCCGGACCCGGAGACCCTGCGCCCCGGGATGCGCGCCCGGGTCCTGGAACTGCTGGAAACCGGCGGCCCGCGCGAAGGCGTGCTCGACTACCTCGACGCGGCGGACGCGCGCGGGCTGCGGCTCGGCGTGGCGTCCAGCTCGTCCGGCACCTGGGTGCACGGCCAGCTCGATCGGCTGGGCCTCGCCGCCCGCTTCACGTCCGTGGAGACTGGCGACCGGCACGCGGCCAAGCCCCATCCGGACACTTACCTCGCGGCCCTGGCGACGCTCGACGTCACCGCTGACGAAGCCATCGCGTTCGAAGACTCGCCGCACGGTGTCAGCGCCGCGAAAGCCGCCGGGATCACCACCGTCGCGGTGCCGAACCCGATCACGGTGGACCTGGACTTCGGCCACGCCGACCTGATCCTGCCGTCCTTCGCCGACCGGCCGCTGGACGATCTGCTCGCGGTGCTCGGACGCGGAGCCGGCTAG
- a CDS encoding NUDIX domain-containing protein, translated as MVAKRSAGLLLFRRHDTGVEVLLGHMGGPFWAKKDAASWSLPKGELEPDEEPETAARREFTEELGLPAPDGEYRPLGEVKQSGGKVVTAWAVEGDLDPAAVEPGTFEMEWPPRSGRRQEFPEMDRVEWFGLTAAREKLLKGQLPLLDRLVELL; from the coding sequence ATGGTTGCCAAACGCAGTGCCGGGCTGCTGCTCTTCCGCCGTCACGACACCGGGGTCGAGGTGCTGCTCGGGCACATGGGCGGCCCGTTCTGGGCGAAGAAGGACGCGGCCTCGTGGTCGCTGCCGAAGGGCGAGCTGGAGCCGGACGAGGAGCCGGAGACCGCGGCGCGGCGCGAATTCACCGAGGAGCTGGGGCTGCCGGCACCCGACGGTGAGTACCGGCCGCTCGGCGAGGTCAAGCAGTCGGGCGGGAAGGTCGTCACGGCCTGGGCCGTCGAGGGCGACCTGGACCCGGCCGCGGTGGAGCCCGGGACGTTCGAGATGGAGTGGCCGCCGCGATCCGGGCGCCGGCAGGAGTTCCCGGAAATGGACCGGGTCGAGTGGTTCGGGCTGACCGCGGCGCGGGAGAAGCTCTTGAAGGGCCAGCTGCCGTTGCTGGACCGGCTCGTCGAGCTGCTCTAG
- a CDS encoding DoxX family protein, with amino-acid sequence MSITTTTATRTQSGTTSQDTREDRTTSHGIRGKLTAAVRAQGRPGVLAAFRVVVSFLFLCHGLQGFGLLGGIDGAGMAVPFGQWPGWWAGVIEVVGAVFVLAGFATRPAAVLLSGTMAYAYFTVHAPVGLLPLHNMGEPAALYSWIFLLIAVFGPGSFALGRKRRAQ; translated from the coding sequence ATGAGCATCACCACCACCACCGCGACCCGCACCCAGTCCGGCACCACCAGCCAGGACACCCGCGAAGACCGGACCACGAGCCACGGCATCCGCGGCAAACTCACCGCCGCCGTCCGGGCCCAGGGCCGCCCCGGGGTGCTGGCCGCCTTCCGCGTCGTGGTCTCGTTCCTGTTCCTCTGCCACGGCCTTCAGGGTTTCGGGCTGCTCGGCGGGATCGACGGGGCCGGGATGGCCGTGCCGTTCGGGCAGTGGCCGGGCTGGTGGGCCGGGGTGATCGAGGTCGTCGGCGCGGTGTTCGTGCTGGCCGGGTTCGCCACGCGGCCCGCGGCGGTGCTGCTGTCCGGCACGATGGCGTACGCCTACTTCACCGTGCACGCGCCGGTCGGCCTGCTGCCGTTGCACAACATGGGCGAGCCCGCCGCGCTGTACTCGTGGATCTTCCTGCTGATCGCGGTGTTCGGGCCGGGCTCGTTCGCACTGGGGCGCAAGCGCCGCGCTCAGTGA
- a CDS encoding GTP-binding protein, translating to MASESSEPRRTLTATAVKVLIAGGFGVGKTTMVGSVSEVAPLRTEEVITTASEGVDDLAGVEQKTTTTVALDFGRITINPELILYLFGTPGQDRFWFMWDELAEGALGAVVLADTRRLESCFAAVDFFERRGLPFVVGVNCFDGAYRYGTEEVRAALDLSQEVPLLLCDARERDSTKQVLTILMEHVMDRNDLAAAHPGH from the coding sequence ATGGCATCCGAAAGCTCTGAGCCCCGGCGGACCCTGACCGCGACCGCGGTCAAGGTCCTGATCGCCGGTGGCTTCGGGGTCGGCAAGACGACGATGGTCGGCTCGGTCAGCGAGGTGGCGCCACTGCGCACCGAAGAAGTGATCACCACCGCTTCGGAGGGCGTCGACGACCTCGCCGGCGTCGAGCAGAAGACCACGACCACCGTCGCGCTCGACTTCGGCCGGATCACCATCAACCCCGAGCTGATCCTGTACCTGTTCGGCACCCCGGGACAGGACCGGTTCTGGTTCATGTGGGACGAGCTGGCCGAGGGCGCGCTCGGCGCCGTGGTCCTCGCCGACACGCGACGGCTCGAGTCCTGCTTCGCGGCTGTGGACTTCTTCGAGCGCCGCGGTTTGCCGTTTGTCGTTGGTGTCAACTGCTTCGACGGCGCGTACCGCTACGGCACCGAGGAGGTGCGCGCGGCGCTCGACCTCAGCCAGGAAGTCCCGCTGCTGCTGTGCGACGCACGCGAGCGGGACTCCACCAAGCAGGTGCTGACGATCCTCATGGAACACGTGATGGACCGCAACGACCTCGCTGCGGCCCACCCCGGTCACTGA
- a CDS encoding DUF742 domain-containing protein, with protein sequence MSARHESWYDDEAGPLVRSYAVTGGRTRSGTLALDLITLVVAMRTARESGVGEPEYARILSLCQKPTSVAEVAARVDLPLPVVKVLLSDLIEQNLVLFRTAAPVSEAPSHHVLQAVLDGIRKL encoded by the coding sequence ATGAGCGCACGGCACGAGTCCTGGTACGACGACGAGGCCGGCCCGCTGGTCCGGTCCTACGCGGTGACCGGCGGGCGCACGCGGTCCGGCACGCTCGCCCTGGACCTGATCACCCTGGTCGTTGCCATGCGCACGGCGCGGGAGTCCGGTGTCGGCGAGCCGGAGTACGCGCGGATCCTTTCGCTGTGCCAGAAGCCCACTTCCGTCGCGGAAGTGGCCGCTCGCGTCGACCTGCCGCTGCCGGTGGTGAAGGTGCTGCTGAGCGACCTGATCGAGCAGAACCTGGTGCTGTTCCGTACCGCGGCGCCGGTGAGTGAAGCCCCCAGTCACCACGTACTCCAGGCGGTTCTTGATGGCATCCGAAAGCTCTGA
- a CDS encoding roadblock/LC7 domain-containing protein, with amino-acid sequence MANNGVNELDWLLDDLVKRVAGADRAVVLSSDGLLIGRSGTLSEEDAEHLSAVASAFQSLARGTGRHFGGGNVRQTMVEMDHAFLFVTAAGRGACLALLASEDADMGLVAYEMNLMVKRVGAVLTAAPRAGVVQRTSP; translated from the coding sequence ATGGCCAACAACGGCGTCAATGAGCTCGACTGGCTGCTCGACGACCTCGTCAAGCGGGTCGCCGGTGCCGACCGGGCCGTGGTCCTGTCCTCGGACGGGCTGCTGATCGGCCGGTCCGGCACACTGTCCGAAGAGGACGCCGAGCACCTTTCCGCGGTGGCCTCGGCGTTCCAGAGCCTGGCCCGCGGCACCGGCCGGCACTTCGGCGGCGGCAATGTCCGCCAGACCATGGTGGAGATGGACCACGCATTCCTCTTCGTCACCGCCGCCGGCCGCGGCGCCTGCCTCGCCCTGCTGGCGAGCGAGGACGCCGACATGGGCCTGGTCGCGTACGAGATGAACCTGATGGTCAAGCGGGTGGGCGCGGTCCTCACCGCGGCGCCGAGGGCCGGGGTGGTCCAGCGGACTTCGCCATGA
- a CDS encoding sensor histidine kinase, which yields MLSIALIPSVALLLVGIALAGYLITDAVKARDYANKIRASENPGISFIVAAEQERQLTMSVLAGQGSARPTLLATRPKTDAAAGQISALLQGSFADDSTVPASVKQNIATFASLYGKIHELRQQVDAGQLPLLQAFTFYNQIIDQFTQGVAGLAQAARGAENAFARLSAIPIFNAAEEMQRSDALSTAGLAAGGLRGDELRAYVGEVGAYHAQLEQSVPQMIPEVRASYDKLVASPDWKTVNQVEAAFLAGGANQLPVPQEQWRTAAHQVATTMMTLFVTQSANATNAAISDADRTLVNSIIAGVVAMLIAIAVVLVALRLSRRFIARLARLREDTLDAAEVRLPELVEQVRAGQPVDLEAGGHFLDHGTDEIGQVAEAFNKAQSAAIAAAVEEAKTREGTKAVFLNIAHRSQVIVHRQLKVLDQAERKQEDPDQLDTLFQLDHLSTRARRNAENLIILGGGQPGRQWRQPVGLAELVRGAAAETEDFARVKTATLPSIAVRGPVVGDLVHLLAELIDNATSFSPPESRVELRGNVVGKGVVIEVEDQGLGLEREQTEELNEMLADPPDFGIMALSDEPRLGLFVVARLASRHGISVHLRESAYGGTRAIVLVRTDLLAPISEVTPDPEPGEPADTPIPDQPAVADVTRIGRRSRHRAMPPGPVAVPPAPVAVPPVPVAAVPQPEQQPPARPPRPPQPAWPAREPTPENGRPQQPRRPEAPGRPPLPQRRRQQNLVPQLRADRPEPEREETREDSPEIVRDRLAAFQQGTRRARATDAGSGYFDTRYGDRE from the coding sequence GTGCTCTCGATCGCGCTGATTCCGAGCGTCGCTCTACTGCTCGTCGGGATCGCGCTGGCGGGCTACCTCATCACCGACGCGGTGAAGGCGCGTGACTACGCGAACAAGATCCGCGCGTCGGAGAACCCGGGCATCTCGTTCATCGTCGCGGCGGAGCAGGAGCGCCAGCTGACGATGAGCGTGCTCGCCGGGCAGGGCTCGGCGCGCCCGACGCTGCTGGCGACACGGCCGAAGACCGACGCCGCGGCCGGCCAGATCAGCGCGTTGCTGCAGGGCAGCTTCGCCGACGACAGCACGGTGCCGGCGAGCGTGAAGCAGAACATCGCCACGTTCGCCTCGCTGTACGGGAAGATCCACGAACTCCGCCAGCAGGTCGACGCCGGCCAGCTCCCGCTGCTGCAGGCGTTCACCTTCTACAACCAGATCATCGACCAGTTCACCCAGGGCGTCGCCGGTCTGGCCCAGGCCGCCCGCGGCGCGGAGAACGCTTTCGCGCGGCTTTCGGCCATCCCGATCTTCAACGCCGCCGAGGAGATGCAGCGCAGCGACGCGCTCTCCACTGCGGGGCTCGCGGCCGGCGGCCTCCGCGGTGACGAGCTGCGGGCGTACGTCGGCGAGGTCGGCGCGTACCACGCCCAGCTCGAACAGTCCGTGCCGCAGATGATCCCCGAGGTGCGCGCGAGTTACGACAAGCTCGTCGCGAGCCCGGACTGGAAGACCGTGAACCAGGTCGAGGCGGCGTTCCTGGCCGGCGGGGCGAACCAGCTGCCCGTTCCGCAGGAGCAGTGGCGCACCGCCGCCCACCAGGTGGCGACCACGATGATGACGCTTTTCGTCACGCAGAGCGCGAATGCGACCAACGCGGCCATCAGCGACGCCGACCGCACCCTGGTGAACTCGATCATCGCGGGTGTCGTCGCGATGCTGATCGCGATCGCAGTCGTGCTCGTCGCCCTGCGGTTGTCCCGGCGCTTCATCGCGCGGCTCGCGCGGCTGCGGGAGGACACCCTCGACGCGGCCGAAGTGCGGCTGCCCGAACTGGTGGAGCAGGTCCGCGCCGGACAGCCCGTGGACCTCGAAGCCGGCGGTCACTTCCTCGACCACGGCACCGACGAGATCGGCCAGGTCGCCGAGGCCTTCAACAAGGCGCAGTCGGCGGCCATCGCGGCCGCCGTCGAAGAGGCCAAGACCCGGGAGGGCACCAAGGCGGTGTTCCTCAACATCGCCCACCGCAGCCAGGTGATCGTGCACCGGCAGCTGAAGGTGCTCGACCAGGCCGAGCGCAAGCAGGAGGACCCGGACCAGCTGGACACGCTGTTCCAGCTCGACCACCTGTCCACCCGCGCCCGCCGCAACGCCGAGAACCTGATCATCCTCGGCGGCGGCCAGCCGGGACGGCAGTGGCGGCAGCCGGTCGGGCTCGCCGAGCTGGTCCGCGGCGCCGCGGCCGAGACCGAGGACTTCGCGCGGGTGAAGACGGCCACGCTGCCGTCGATCGCCGTGCGCGGCCCGGTCGTCGGCGACCTCGTGCACCTGCTCGCGGAGCTGATCGACAACGCGACTTCGTTCTCCCCGCCCGAGTCGCGGGTGGAGCTGCGCGGCAACGTGGTCGGCAAGGGCGTGGTCATCGAGGTCGAGGACCAGGGCCTCGGCCTGGAGCGCGAGCAGACCGAAGAGCTCAACGAGATGCTGGCGGACCCGCCCGACTTCGGCATCATGGCGCTGTCCGACGAGCCCCGCCTCGGCCTGTTCGTGGTCGCTCGGCTGGCTTCGCGGCACGGGATTTCCGTGCACCTGCGCGAATCCGCGTACGGCGGCACCCGGGCGATCGTGCTGGTGCGGACCGACCTGCTCGCCCCGATCAGCGAGGTGACGCCGGACCCCGAGCCCGGGGAGCCCGCCGACACGCCGATCCCGGACCAGCCGGCCGTCGCGGACGTCACGCGGATCGGACGACGCTCGCGGCACCGCGCCATGCCGCCCGGCCCAGTCGCAGTTCCGCCCGCCCCGGTCGCGGTCCCGCCGGTTCCGGTCGCCGCCGTCCCGCAGCCGGAACAGCAGCCGCCCGCCCGGCCGCCGCGTCCGCCGCAGCCCGCGTGGCCGGCCCGCGAGCCCACGCCGGAAAACGGCCGGCCGCAGCAGCCGCGCCGGCCCGAGGCGCCCGGCCGGCCGCCGCTGCCGCAGCGCCGTCGTCAGCAGAACCTCGTCCCGCAGCTGCGGGCGGACCGGCCCGAACCGGAGCGGGAAGAAACCCGTGAGGACTCGCCGGAGATCGTCCGCGACCGGCTGGCGGCGTTCCAGCAGGGCACCCGGCGCGCCCGCGCGACGGACGCCGGATCCGGTTACTTCGACACCAGGTACGGAGATCGCGAGTAA
- a CDS encoding transcriptional regulator — translation MTSLARELLDTIQAELAPRDDGNRLVPLVSAGRADRAVFAAIAAEEKWIVRSDWRSFHELAARADELRAREFFGGLAPGEQLALGKLDALASAAGPDPGTELPRVGCQAYPAYFAWLALNGESAEVAVAIFANFAAWGRYCGAIAAGMREHYGFDDDACAFFDFFAADAPGLEDQALAAIQAGLDAGRLDAGRARTYARLFQGYELMFWNTLAEEFSA, via the coding sequence ATGACCAGCCTGGCCCGCGAGCTGCTCGACACCATCCAAGCGGAGCTGGCGCCTCGCGACGACGGCAACCGGCTCGTGCCGCTGGTGTCCGCCGGCCGCGCGGACCGGGCGGTGTTCGCCGCGATCGCCGCCGAGGAGAAGTGGATCGTGCGCAGTGACTGGCGCAGTTTTCACGAACTGGCGGCGCGCGCGGACGAGCTGCGGGCGCGGGAGTTCTTCGGCGGGCTCGCGCCGGGGGAGCAACTCGCGCTGGGCAAGCTCGACGCCCTCGCGTCGGCTGCGGGCCCGGACCCCGGCACCGAGTTGCCGCGCGTGGGCTGCCAGGCGTACCCGGCGTACTTCGCGTGGCTGGCGCTGAACGGCGAATCGGCCGAAGTCGCCGTCGCCATTTTCGCGAACTTCGCCGCGTGGGGCCGGTATTGCGGCGCCATCGCCGCGGGCATGCGCGAGCACTACGGCTTCGACGACGACGCCTGCGCGTTCTTCGACTTCTTCGCCGCCGACGCGCCGGGGCTCGAGGACCAGGCCCTCGCGGCGATCCAGGCAGGCCTCGACGCCGGCCGGCTCGACGCGGGCCGCGCCCGGACGTACGCCCGGCTGTTCCAGGGCTACGAGCTGATGTTCTGGAACACCCTCGCGGAGGAGTTTTCGGCGTGA
- a CDS encoding AMP-dependent synthetase/ligase: MTTPKSVAEQAEGQTIPGLLFRNATEYGDRPAVTSLDLEGHPTLTWSEFRTAIAEVSRGLAGLGLGARDRMLIMAPGSPDHLIADLAAVHLGAIPCTAYATLSPDQIRYVARHSAAPVVVLAGAGELERWLPVLDDLPALRHVVVLDAGSIPAGDQRFASFAEVRETGRAAIAADPDVFENSWSSIKPDDPLSMIYTSGTTGDPKGVVLSHRNAIHEGYAVQVMHGSPMHVTNIAYLPLAHIAEREMSVYMPIMWAGHVHTLADPSAVVTALGQVRPQSFFGVPRVWEKMVAGLKNMLGGVPEDRRAALLAANALLQEGYKLRSEGQEVPAELAERIAKTDEAVLAPVRALLGLDQILVPASGAAALPLEVLYFIAGLGIEILEVWGLSETTGAVTANGAGAFRAGTVGRTLDGVEVKIAEDGELLVRGPIVFLGYLQADGSIEKATDDEGWFATGDIGTVDEDGYVRITDRKKELIITSSGKNIAPTHIEGLLKEHPLIGQAVAIGDDKPYVTALIVLDDEIAPGWAAANGIEGADTLEALAVHEKVRAEIERAVESANSRLARIEQIKRYQVITRVWTPESGELTPTLKLKRRVINERYGDDIAGLYTGSPAPAAGA, from the coding sequence TTGACCACGCCCAAGTCCGTCGCCGAGCAGGCCGAAGGCCAGACGATCCCGGGTCTGCTGTTCCGCAACGCCACCGAGTACGGCGACCGCCCCGCGGTCACCTCGCTCGACCTCGAAGGCCACCCGACGCTGACCTGGAGCGAGTTCCGCACCGCGATCGCCGAGGTGTCGCGCGGCCTGGCCGGGCTCGGGCTCGGCGCCCGCGACCGGATGCTGATCATGGCGCCCGGCAGCCCGGACCACCTCATCGCCGACCTCGCCGCCGTGCACCTCGGCGCCATCCCGTGCACCGCGTACGCCACCCTCAGCCCGGACCAGATCCGTTACGTGGCAAGGCACAGCGCTGCCCCAGTGGTCGTCCTCGCGGGCGCCGGAGAGCTGGAGCGCTGGCTGCCGGTACTCGACGACCTGCCGGCCCTGCGCCACGTCGTGGTGCTGGACGCCGGGTCGATCCCGGCCGGCGACCAGCGGTTCGCCTCGTTCGCCGAAGTGCGCGAAACCGGCCGCGCGGCGATCGCCGCCGACCCGGACGTCTTCGAAAACTCGTGGTCCTCGATCAAGCCGGACGACCCGCTGTCGATGATCTACACCTCCGGCACCACCGGCGACCCGAAGGGCGTGGTGCTCTCGCACCGCAACGCCATCCACGAGGGTTACGCGGTGCAGGTGATGCACGGCTCCCCCATGCACGTCACCAACATCGCCTACCTGCCGCTGGCGCACATCGCCGAGCGCGAGATGTCGGTGTACATGCCGATCATGTGGGCGGGCCACGTGCACACGCTCGCCGACCCGTCGGCCGTCGTCACGGCGCTCGGCCAGGTGCGCCCGCAGAGTTTCTTCGGCGTGCCGCGGGTCTGGGAGAAGATGGTGGCGGGGCTGAAGAACATGCTCGGCGGCGTCCCCGAAGACCGGCGGGCAGCGCTGCTGGCGGCCAACGCCTTGCTGCAGGAGGGATACAAGCTCCGCAGCGAGGGCCAGGAGGTCCCGGCCGAGCTGGCCGAGCGCATCGCGAAAACCGACGAAGCCGTGCTCGCCCCGGTCCGCGCGCTGCTCGGTCTCGACCAGATCCTGGTCCCCGCGAGCGGCGCGGCCGCGCTGCCGCTCGAGGTGCTCTACTTCATCGCCGGGCTGGGCATCGAAATCCTCGAAGTCTGGGGGCTGTCCGAGACGACCGGCGCGGTGACGGCGAACGGCGCGGGCGCGTTCCGCGCGGGCACCGTCGGGCGGACGCTCGACGGCGTCGAGGTGAAGATCGCCGAAGACGGCGAACTGCTCGTACGCGGGCCCATCGTGTTCCTCGGCTACCTCCAAGCCGACGGCTCGATCGAGAAGGCGACCGACGACGAGGGCTGGTTCGCCACCGGCGACATCGGCACCGTCGACGAAGACGGCTACGTGCGGATCACCGACCGCAAGAAGGAACTGATCATCACCTCGAGCGGCAAGAACATCGCGCCGACGCACATCGAGGGGCTGCTGAAGGAGCACCCGCTGATCGGCCAGGCGGTCGCGATCGGCGACGACAAGCCGTACGTCACCGCGCTGATCGTGCTCGACGACGAAATCGCGCCCGGATGGGCGGCGGCGAACGGCATCGAGGGCGCCGACACCCTGGAAGCGTTGGCCGTCCACGAAAAGGTCCGCGCGGAGATCGAGCGAGCCGTGGAATCGGCCAACAGCCGGCTGGCGCGCATCGAGCAGATCAAGCGCTACCAGGTGATCACGCGCGTCTGGACGCCCGAGTCCGGCGAACTGACGCCGACGCTCAAGCTCAAGCGGCGCGTGATCAACGAGCGCTACGGCGACGACATCGCCGGGCTGTACACCGGGAGCCCGGCGCCGGCCGCCGGCGCCTGA